One Bacillus sp. 1780r2a1 DNA segment encodes these proteins:
- a CDS encoding DUF1405 domain-containing protein: MSWFWYTLKDKRFLTLLLIINILGTIYGYIWYGNQLSQTPAHFLLFVPDSPTASLFFVIVLIGFLFKKQLPLFEALAMITLFKYGIWAVVMNILVYLTTGQMDAIMLMLMGSHGAMAVQGLLYSPFYRIKLWHLAIAAVWTLHNDIIDYVFFMMPRYSMLNDYIPQIGYFTFWLSIFSILLAYILAVLPFQKNSIIMKKI, translated from the coding sequence TTGAGTTGGTTTTGGTATACGTTAAAGGATAAACGCTTTTTGACACTTTTACTAATCATCAACATCTTGGGAACAATCTATGGTTATATTTGGTATGGGAATCAGTTATCACAAACTCCTGCTCATTTTCTTTTATTTGTTCCAGATAGTCCGACGGCAAGCTTGTTTTTTGTTATCGTTTTAATTGGCTTTTTATTTAAAAAGCAGCTTCCACTCTTTGAAGCTCTAGCAATGATTACGCTGTTTAAATATGGAATTTGGGCAGTTGTAATGAATATTCTTGTCTATTTGACAACGGGGCAAATGGATGCCATCATGCTTATGCTTATGGGATCACATGGTGCCATGGCTGTTCAAGGTTTATTATATTCACCGTTTTACCGAATCAAGCTTTGGCATTTAGCAATTGCGGCTGTTTGGACTTTACATAATGACATCATCGACTATGTGTTCTTTATGATGCCAAGGTATAGCATGTTAAATGATTATATCCCTCAAATTGGTTACTTTACGTTTTGGCTGAGCATCTTTTCAATTCTGTTAGCATACATACTAGCGGTTTTACCGTTTCAAAAAAACAGCATAATTATGAAAAAAATTTAA
- a CDS encoding c-type cytochrome, with translation MHRGKGMKFVGDSRVPAERKPNIPKDYSEFPGKTEAFWPNFLLKEWMVGAVFLIGYLCLTIAHPSPLERIADPTDTGYLPLPDWYFLFLYQLLKYTYASGPYNAIGAFIIPGIAFGALMLAPFLDRGPERRPTKRPLATGFMLLGVAAVFYLTWESVVSVDWEAKEAQGEIREEVAIDTEADGYKIMQEQTCLTCHGENLQGGPAAPALTGLDLSAEEIADIAKNGQGSMPAGIFKGSDEELKTLSEFIANIGKEE, from the coding sequence ATGCATCGTGGTAAAGGGATGAAATTCGTCGGTGACTCACGTGTACCTGCTGAAAGAAAACCGAATATTCCAAAAGACTATTCGGAATTTCCAGGTAAAACGGAAGCATTTTGGCCAAACTTTTTATTAAAGGAATGGATGGTAGGTGCTGTCTTTTTAATTGGTTATCTTTGTTTAACTATCGCGCATCCTTCTCCATTGGAGCGGATTGCAGATCCGACTGATACAGGATATCTGCCATTACCAGACTGGTATTTCTTATTTTTATACCAGCTCTTAAAGTATACGTATGCTTCAGGTCCATATAACGCCATTGGAGCCTTTATTATTCCAGGTATCGCTTTTGGTGCGCTTATGCTTGCGCCGTTTCTTGACCGTGGTCCGGAAAGAAGGCCAACGAAGCGCCCGTTGGCAACTGGCTTTATGCTATTAGGAGTAGCTGCCGTGTTTTATTTAACATGGGAGTCAGTTGTAAGTGTTGACTGGGAAGCAAAAGAAGCACAGGGAGAAATCCGTGAAGAAGTAGCAATTGATACGGAAGCAGACGGCTACAAAATTATGCAAGAGCAGACGTGCTTAACCTGTCATGGTGAAAATCTTCAGGGAGGACCTGCAGCTCCGGCACTGACAGGATTAGATTTATCTGCTGAAGAAATCGCAGATATTGCTAAGAATGGTCAAGGTAGTATGCCAGCCGGTATTTTTAAAGGCTCAGATGAAGAATTAAAAACGCTTTCTGAGTTTATAGCAAACATAGGGAAAGAGGAATAA
- a CDS encoding cytochrome b6: protein MLNKIYDWVDERLDITPLWRDIADHEVPEHVNPAHHFSAFVYCFGGLTFFVTVIQILSGMFLTMYYVPDIKNAWESVYYLQNEVAFGQIVRGMHHWGASLVIVMMFLHTLRVFFQGAYKKPRELNWIVGVLIFFVMLGLGFTGYLLPWDMKALFATKVGLQIAESTPIIGQQIKTLLSGHPDIVGAQTLTRFFAIHVFFLPGALLGLMGAHFLMIRKQGISGPL from the coding sequence ATGCTAAATAAGATCTATGATTGGGTAGACGAGCGGCTTGATATTACCCCATTATGGCGTGATATTGCCGATCATGAAGTACCTGAACACGTCAATCCAGCTCACCATTTTTCAGCGTTTGTTTATTGCTTTGGTGGTCTGACGTTTTTTGTAACCGTTATTCAAATTTTATCTGGTATGTTTTTAACGATGTACTATGTACCGGATATTAAAAATGCATGGGAATCTGTTTATTATTTACAAAATGAAGTTGCATTCGGTCAAATTGTTCGTGGTATGCACCATTGGGGAGCTAGCCTTGTTATTGTCATGATGTTTCTACATACACTTCGCGTTTTCTTCCAAGGAGCATACAAAAAGCCAAGAGAACTAAACTGGATTGTAGGAGTTCTAATCTTTTTCGTTATGTTAGGTTTAGGGTTTACAGGCTATTTATTGCCATGGGATATGAAAGCGCTATTTGCTACAAAAGTAGGGTTACAAATAGCTGAGTCCACGCCAATTATTGGCCAACAAATAAAAACGCTGTTATCAGGACATCCAGATATTGTTGGTGCCCAGACGCTTACTCGATTCTTTGCGATTCACGTCTTCTTCTTACCTGGTGCTTTGCTGGGATTAATGGGTGCTCACTTCTTAATGATTCGTAAACAAGGTATTTCTGGTCCACTATAA
- a CDS encoding ubiquinol-cytochrome c reductase iron-sulfur subunit, with protein sequence MSEKDHRVSRRQFLNYTLTGVGGFMAAGMLMPMVRFAVDPVLKKGVDQDLVAVAQVDDITAEPKRVDFKVNQVDGWHESEEPRSAWVYKDKDGEIVALSPICKHLGCTVNWAGDKAHPDQFYCPCHNGRYYKDGKNVAGTPPMGPLDGYVQKVKDGTLYLGKAKPRGGA encoded by the coding sequence ATGAGTGAGAAAGACCATCGGGTATCAAGACGACAGTTCTTAAATTACACTCTTACTGGTGTAGGAGGATTTATGGCTGCCGGTATGCTCATGCCAATGGTAAGGTTTGCGGTTGATCCAGTATTAAAAAAAGGGGTAGATCAGGATTTAGTGGCTGTCGCACAAGTGGATGACATCACAGCTGAACCGAAGCGGGTTGACTTTAAAGTAAATCAAGTTGACGGTTGGCATGAGTCAGAAGAACCGCGTTCAGCTTGGGTTTACAAAGACAAAGATGGAGAAATTGTAGCTTTATCACCAATTTGTAAGCACTTAGGCTGTACGGTTAACTGGGCTGGTGATAAAGCGCATCCAGACCAATTTTACTGTCCATGTCATAACGGAAGATATTACAAAGACGGAAAGAATGTAGCCGGCACTCCACCGATGGGGCCGCTAGATGGATACGTACAAAAAGTAAAAGATGGTACATTGTATCTTGGGAAAGCTAAACCACGGGGAGGGGCATAG
- a CDS encoding YpiF family protein, which translates to MKWHVKDIELYLQSKEYVDSIIIPLIPIDFGAAMKTTAAMNEYTAIITSELERQFKGRVLVAPSFTYLKQPGTQHALKSLIDWKNQACASEIKHIFFLTNDRDWIPYDQELASKLIWIPTLPLEHMEEYHKQRVVADQIEQIIPDFLEKWKS; encoded by the coding sequence ATGAAATGGCATGTAAAAGATATTGAATTATACCTACAATCTAAAGAATATGTTGATTCAATTATTATTCCGCTAATTCCAATTGACTTTGGAGCAGCAATGAAAACAACTGCAGCAATGAACGAGTATACAGCAATTATTACGTCAGAATTAGAACGACAATTTAAAGGACGAGTTCTAGTAGCACCAAGTTTTACATACCTAAAACAACCCGGAACTCAACATGCTCTCAAGAGCTTGATAGATTGGAAGAATCAAGCGTGTGCTAGTGAGATAAAGCATATTTTCTTCTTAACAAATGATCGGGACTGGATTCCTTATGATCAAGAGTTGGCATCAAAGCTAATATGGATTCCAACGCTTCCTTTAGAACATATGGAAGAATACCATAAGCAAAGGGTGGTTGCAGATCAAATTGAACAAATCATTCCAGATTTCCTGGAAAAGTGGAAAAGCTAA
- a CDS encoding ReoY family proteolytic degradation factor, giving the protein MTTPVTVNEKKEFVRWFLTNYQLKRRECVWILNYLMSHDQLMQRVHFVEQAQFCPRGMVMSTHCVEDPPFRFYKENIMTTDAEKSFHDIRLNRDEDIYIQLNFRSLYSSTQYVAVLEENPYMPKTVQTNEKDRLLAEQVLEQSIQRFQRSKIMELIDKALDENNREEFERLTTYLNKHYQLK; this is encoded by the coding sequence ATGACGACCCCTGTTACTGTCAACGAAAAGAAAGAATTTGTTCGCTGGTTTTTAACAAATTATCAATTAAAACGCCGAGAGTGTGTATGGATTTTAAACTATTTAATGAGTCATGATCAACTGATGCAGCGCGTTCACTTCGTAGAGCAAGCGCAGTTTTGCCCTCGAGGAATGGTCATGTCAACACATTGTGTAGAAGACCCACCGTTTCGTTTTTATAAAGAAAACATCATGACAACAGATGCAGAAAAATCATTTCATGATATTCGATTAAATCGAGATGAAGATATTTATATTCAGCTTAATTTTCGCTCATTATATTCATCAACGCAATATGTTGCGGTGCTAGAAGAAAACCCATATATGCCTAAAACAGTTCAAACAAATGAAAAAGATCGCCTCCTTGCAGAGCAAGTGTTGGAACAGTCCATTCAGCGCTTCCAACGTTCAAAAATCATGGAGTTAATCGATAAAGCACTAGATGAAAATAACAGAGAAGAATTTGAGCGTCTCACGACATATTTAAATAAGCATTATCAATTAAAATGA
- a CDS encoding tetratricopeptide repeat protein — protein MTKLDRAIRYVEENEVEKGLALINELKHEATDEEKFLMVEQLHEWGLVNEALPLIDELIKEYPSEGELHLLKAEILIDLEEEEEAIHILSQVATTDSNYVAALILMADLYQMQGLTEVSQQKLLEAKRLLPTEKVIDFALGEFYSSQGMYQQSIPYFEEVLKTDKELNGIDLRQRLAESLSGVGKFEEALPYFHDALEDKLEINTLFEYAFSAYQAGHYQTAIEKFVELKELDPQYHSLYLYLAKSYEHEELLEEAAAAVNEGISQDEFQKELYFFKGKIALKRGIEEEAEAAFKQAVALDPGYVEAILTLSKLYMSQEKYEEVIELITHANEYNEHDPNFDWDLAKAYQEIEEYEKAAEHYEAASRVFLDEYAFLEEYGYFLLEEGNREKAKAMFEKLLVLDPSSVEIQDILFQLEE, from the coding sequence ATGACGAAATTAGATCGTGCTATACGATATGTAGAGGAAAATGAAGTTGAAAAAGGACTAGCGCTTATCAATGAGCTGAAGCATGAGGCAACTGACGAGGAAAAGTTTTTAATGGTCGAACAGCTTCATGAATGGGGACTTGTAAATGAAGCACTACCTTTAATAGACGAGCTAATTAAAGAGTATCCATCAGAAGGTGAGCTTCATCTATTAAAAGCAGAAATTTTAATTGACTTAGAGGAAGAAGAAGAAGCTATCCATATCTTAAGTCAAGTAGCAACGACTGACTCAAATTACGTAGCAGCTTTGATCTTAATGGCTGATTTATACCAAATGCAAGGTTTAACAGAAGTAAGTCAACAAAAGCTGCTTGAAGCCAAACGTTTGTTGCCAACTGAAAAGGTAATTGATTTTGCACTAGGTGAATTCTACAGCAGTCAAGGTATGTATCAGCAATCTATTCCTTATTTTGAAGAGGTGCTAAAAACAGATAAAGAACTAAATGGAATTGACTTAAGGCAGCGTCTGGCAGAAAGTTTAAGCGGAGTAGGGAAATTTGAAGAGGCTCTTCCTTATTTTCATGATGCGTTAGAAGATAAGCTAGAAATTAACACGTTATTTGAGTACGCATTTTCAGCTTATCAAGCTGGTCACTATCAAACAGCTATTGAAAAATTTGTGGAGTTAAAAGAGTTAGATCCTCAATACCATTCTTTGTATTTATATTTAGCAAAATCCTACGAGCACGAAGAGCTGCTTGAAGAAGCTGCAGCTGCAGTTAATGAAGGAATATCTCAAGATGAATTCCAAAAAGAACTCTATTTCTTTAAAGGGAAAATTGCGTTAAAACGCGGTATAGAAGAAGAGGCAGAAGCAGCTTTTAAACAAGCCGTTGCGTTGGACCCAGGATATGTTGAAGCAATTTTGACATTATCTAAACTGTATATGAGCCAGGAGAAATACGAAGAAGTTATCGAGTTAATTACCCATGCTAATGAATACAATGAGCATGACCCAAACTTTGACTGGGATCTGGCAAAAGCTTATCAGGAAATAGAAGAATATGAAAAAGCAGCAGAGCATTATGAAGCAGCATCTCGCGTCTTTTTAGATGAATATGCGTTTCTTGAAGAATACGGCTACTTCCTACTGGAAGAAGGAAATCGAGAAAAAGCCAAAGCAATGTTTGAAAAATTACTTGTCTTAGATCCATCATCAGTTGAAATTCAAGACATATTATTTCAACTGGAAGAATAA
- a CDS encoding prephenate dehydrogenase: MTGTVFVIGMGLIGGSLALNIKSTYESMHVIGYDINEEQVKLAKSLTVIDEISNSIEAGAKEADFIVIAVPVTQAVQVVQELENIPLKKEVIVTDVGSTKEQIVQTAECLISKGIHFIGGHPMAGSHKSGVAASKAHLFENAMYVLTPSPHTESEAVDKLKKLLAGTKANIIVLSPKEHDKLAGVISHFPHIIAASLVHQAEHYQQGNPLVSKLAAGGFRDITRIASSSPAMWRDILLHNQDALLQMFDYWLDEMQNVRSMIEKRNAENIYAYFSQAKEFRDQLPVRSKGAIPSFYDLYVDVPDYPGIISEVTGYLAEEEISITNIRILETRVDIYGVLRLSFQTDEDRKKAKVCLEGRGYQTFIS; this comes from the coding sequence GTGACAGGAACAGTTTTTGTAATTGGGATGGGCCTAATTGGTGGTTCGTTAGCGTTAAATATAAAGAGTACATATGAATCAATGCATGTTATTGGTTACGATATTAATGAAGAACAGGTAAAGTTAGCAAAGTCGTTAACAGTTATTGATGAAATAAGTAATTCAATTGAAGCGGGAGCTAAAGAAGCGGATTTCATTGTTATTGCTGTGCCTGTTACGCAAGCCGTTCAAGTTGTGCAAGAATTAGAAAATATTCCTTTGAAAAAAGAGGTTATTGTTACTGATGTTGGAAGTACAAAAGAACAAATCGTTCAAACAGCCGAATGCTTGATTTCAAAAGGTATTCATTTTATTGGCGGTCATCCGATGGCTGGATCTCATAAAAGTGGCGTCGCAGCGTCTAAAGCCCATTTATTTGAAAATGCAATGTATGTGTTAACTCCTTCTCCTCATACGGAAAGTGAGGCTGTTGATAAACTTAAAAAGCTACTCGCAGGTACAAAAGCTAATATCATTGTTTTATCACCAAAAGAACATGATAAACTTGCAGGTGTTATCAGCCATTTCCCTCATATCATTGCGGCTAGCCTTGTGCATCAAGCAGAACATTATCAACAAGGGAACCCGCTTGTTTCTAAGCTAGCAGCGGGTGGGTTTCGTGATATTACTCGCATTGCATCGAGCAGTCCAGCGATGTGGAGAGATATTTTGCTTCATAATCAAGATGCGTTACTTCAAATGTTCGATTATTGGCTAGATGAGATGCAAAATGTGCGTAGTATGATTGAGAAGAGAAATGCTGAGAATATCTATGCTTATTTTTCTCAGGCAAAAGAATTTCGTGATCAGCTTCCCGTGCGTTCAAAAGGAGCTATACCGTCTTTTTATGATCTATATGTAGACGTCCCTGACTATCCTGGTATCATTTCAGAAGTAACAGGGTACTTAGCAGAAGAAGAAATTAGCATTACAAACATTCGTATTCTAGAAACGCGCGTTGATATCTATGGTGTTTTAAGACTTAGTTTTCAAACCGATGAAGATCGTAAAAAAGCAAAAGTATGCTTAGAAGGCCGAGGTTATCAGACGTTTATTTCATAA
- the hisC gene encoding histidinol-phosphate transaminase, which translates to MKVKEQLLTLSPYKPGKPIEEVKKEYNLETVVKLASNENPYGCSNRVKEAIYEELNHMALYPDGYSAELRTALAEYLHVKDEQLIFGNGSDEVIQIICRALLSPETNTVMATPTFPQYRHNAVIEGAEIREVPLRNGDHDLSAMLGAIDEQTTVVWVCSPNNPTGTYVKQQDLMEFIKQVPKHTLIVMDEAYYEYAAQEEDFPQTVDLLDEYENLIVLRTFSKAYGLASLRIGYGIANEALLQRIEPAREPFNTSRMAQKAAVEALKDQEFINECKRKNEEGLQQYYAFCEKNGLNYYASYTNFVLIDFGQPGDEVFQFLLERGYIVRSGNALGFPTSARITIGTKEQNEQIIQLLQEYVSKHKSFA; encoded by the coding sequence TTGAAAGTAAAAGAGCAATTATTAACGTTATCTCCATATAAGCCAGGCAAGCCTATTGAGGAAGTTAAAAAAGAATATAACTTAGAAACTGTTGTGAAGCTAGCATCTAATGAGAATCCGTACGGCTGTTCAAATCGTGTGAAGGAAGCTATTTACGAAGAGCTTAATCATATGGCACTTTATCCAGACGGCTATAGTGCAGAATTAAGAACAGCACTTGCTGAATATTTACATGTCAAAGATGAACAGCTTATTTTTGGGAACGGTTCAGATGAAGTTATTCAAATTATTTGCCGTGCTTTACTATCACCAGAAACAAATACGGTGATGGCAACGCCGACATTTCCTCAATACCGCCACAATGCGGTAATTGAAGGAGCAGAAATTCGTGAGGTTCCACTGCGAAACGGTGACCATGACCTTTCAGCAATGTTAGGCGCAATTGATGAGCAAACGACTGTTGTGTGGGTATGTAGTCCTAATAACCCAACCGGTACCTATGTAAAGCAACAAGACCTGATGGAATTTATTAAGCAAGTTCCAAAGCATACGCTAATTGTTATGGATGAAGCATACTATGAATATGCAGCACAAGAAGAGGACTTTCCACAAACGGTAGATTTACTGGATGAGTACGAGAATTTAATTGTGCTACGCACGTTTTCAAAAGCTTACGGATTGGCTTCACTTCGAATTGGATACGGTATTGCAAATGAAGCATTATTACAAAGGATAGAACCTGCTCGTGAACCGTTTAATACAAGTCGCATGGCTCAAAAAGCAGCAGTTGAAGCTTTGAAAGATCAAGAATTTATTAATGAGTGCAAGCGTAAAAACGAAGAAGGTTTACAGCAATACTATGCATTTTGCGAAAAGAACGGTTTAAATTACTACGCTTCTTATACAAACTTCGTACTAATTGATTTTGGTCAACCAGGCGATGAAGTATTCCAGTTTTTATTGGAAAGAGGATATATTGTTCGTTCTGGTAATGCATTAGGTTTTCCTACATCTGCACGTATCACAATTGGGACGAAAGAGCAAAATGAGCAGATAATTCAACTGCTTCAAGAGTATGTGAGTAAACATAAATCATTTGCATAA
- the trpA gene encoding tryptophan synthase subunit alpha, producing the protein MSTFKQRLPKHDTLFIPFITAGDPHEDITVELALALQKEGASVLELGVPYSDPLADGPIIQAASNRALAQGMSILKAIKLVPKMRKKGVGIPIILFTYFNPVLQLGLESFFALVRENEIDGVLIPDLPYEESAEIRSLAERNEVAYISMVAPTSKERIEKISKDATGFLYCVSSLGVTGVRETLPEDLDLFLQEVKAATSIPVAVGFGISTSQQVEILKEYTDGIVIGSAIVHKIAELQSVLLNEETRSEGIANFQAYIASIVSPIQKCEV; encoded by the coding sequence ATGAGCACATTTAAACAGAGATTACCAAAGCATGATACGCTATTTATTCCATTTATTACAGCTGGAGATCCGCATGAAGATATCACTGTAGAGTTAGCTTTAGCTTTGCAAAAAGAAGGAGCTTCTGTATTGGAGCTAGGCGTTCCTTATTCCGATCCTTTAGCGGATGGACCAATTATCCAAGCGGCTTCTAACCGTGCACTTGCGCAGGGAATGTCTATATTAAAAGCAATTAAACTTGTGCCAAAAATGAGAAAAAAAGGGGTGGGAATTCCGATTATTCTCTTTACCTATTTTAATCCTGTGTTACAATTAGGTTTAGAATCCTTTTTCGCTTTAGTGCGAGAAAATGAAATTGATGGTGTACTAATTCCTGATTTACCTTATGAAGAAAGTGCAGAGATTCGTTCCCTTGCTGAGCGAAACGAAGTAGCTTATATTTCAATGGTTGCTCCGACATCTAAAGAGCGTATTGAAAAAATCTCCAAAGATGCAACAGGTTTTTTATACTGCGTATCATCTCTTGGCGTGACTGGAGTTCGAGAAACACTTCCTGAAGACTTAGATTTATTTTTACAAGAAGTTAAAGCAGCGACGTCTATACCAGTTGCTGTTGGATTTGGGATTTCAACAAGCCAACAAGTTGAAATATTGAAAGAATACACGGATGGTATTGTAATTGGTAGTGCAATTGTTCACAAAATTGCGGAACTTCAATCTGTACTTTTAAATGAGGAGACAAGATCAGAAGGAATAGCGAATTTTCAAGCGTATATAGCGTCCATCGTTTCACCGATACAAAAATGCGAGGTGTAA